A single genomic interval of Fructobacillus americanaquae harbors:
- a CDS encoding acetyl-CoA carboxylase biotin carboxylase subunit: MFKKVLVANRGEIAVRIIRTLKEMGIQTVAIYSTADKGSLHVQVADEAICVGGPKPADSYLNMKNVVTAALLTGAEAIHPGYGFLSENALFAEMVGDVNIKWIGPRPETIDLMGNKEHARAEMTKAGVPVIPGSDGYIHNVDEAIAVSKKTGFPLLLKAAAGGGGKGMRFVYSEGELAENFVNAQSEAQLSYGDDHMYIEKVMTDVRHIEMQVIRDQFGNVICLPERNCSLQRRNQKVMEESPAASVTPTMREELMDIVTKAVNAIDYENTGTIEFLQDQEGKFYFMEMNTRIQVEHPVTEMVTGLDLVRLQVEVAAGDELKLKQADIQISGHAVEMRLTAEKPEANFAPSAGKVDFVFLPTGGPGVRIDSALYNGDTIQPFYDSMIAKLIAHDETRGEALAKLERMVDETSLVGVSTSQSFQKALLLDENVLTDNFGTKYLEDTFMPKWEEKQAERAGK; the protein is encoded by the coding sequence ATGTTTAAAAAAGTATTGGTAGCCAATCGTGGCGAAATCGCCGTGCGGATTATCCGGACGTTGAAGGAAATGGGCATCCAAACGGTTGCGATTTATTCAACGGCTGATAAGGGTTCTTTGCACGTTCAAGTAGCAGACGAGGCCATCTGTGTTGGTGGCCCAAAGCCTGCTGATTCTTACCTAAACATGAAAAATGTTGTGACGGCCGCCTTGTTAACGGGTGCTGAAGCAATCCACCCAGGTTATGGGTTTTTATCAGAAAATGCCCTATTTGCCGAAATGGTCGGTGATGTCAACATTAAATGGATTGGTCCTCGCCCTGAAACAATCGATTTGATGGGAAATAAAGAACATGCCCGCGCAGAAATGACCAAGGCAGGTGTTCCGGTAATTCCTGGATCAGATGGCTATATCCATAATGTCGATGAAGCCATTGCGGTTTCGAAAAAGACGGGATTCCCATTGTTGCTGAAGGCTGCTGCTGGTGGTGGTGGTAAAGGAATGCGCTTTGTTTACTCAGAAGGTGAACTGGCAGAAAACTTTGTTAATGCCCAAAGTGAAGCTCAGTTGTCCTATGGCGATGATCATATGTACATCGAAAAGGTGATGACGGATGTCCGCCATATCGAAATGCAAGTGATTCGCGACCAATTTGGCAACGTGATTTGCTTGCCAGAACGAAACTGTTCTTTGCAACGTCGTAACCAAAAGGTGATGGAAGAATCACCAGCCGCTTCTGTAACACCAACAATGCGTGAAGAGTTGATGGATATTGTTACAAAGGCCGTGAACGCGATTGACTATGAAAATACTGGAACGATTGAATTCTTGCAAGACCAAGAAGGTAAGTTCTACTTCATGGAAATGAATACTCGTATTCAGGTTGAGCATCCAGTAACTGAAATGGTGACGGGCTTGGATCTGGTTCGCTTGCAGGTCGAAGTTGCTGCTGGTGACGAATTGAAGTTAAAGCAAGCTGACATTCAAATTAGCGGCCATGCCGTTGAAATGCGTTTGACGGCTGAAAAGCCAGAAGCTAATTTTGCCCCTAGTGCTGGGAAGGTTGACTTTGTCTTCTTGCCAACCGGTGGACCAGGGGTTCGAATCGATTCAGCCCTTTATAATGGTGATACAATCCAGCCTTTCTATGATTCAATGATTGCAAAGCTGATTGCTCATGATGAAACTCGAGGGGAAGCATTAGCTAAATTGGAACGAATGGTTGATGAAACTTCCTTAGTGGGCGTTTCGACATCACAGTCTTTCCAAAAGGCATTGTTGTTGGATGAAAACGTTTTGACAGATAACTTTGGAACGAAGTACCTTGAAGATACATTTATGCCAAAGTGGGAAGAAAAACAGGCTGAACGGGCTGGTAAATAA
- a CDS encoding acyl carrier protein, with translation MTNEEIFDKVKEILIDQFDLEDSEVSLTTNMTDDIDADSLDLFEVLNRVEDDFDIKLEETEEVKTVQDLVNKIKDQLDKK, from the coding sequence ATGACTAACGAAGAGATTTTTGACAAGGTTAAGGAAATTTTGATCGACCAATTCGATTTGGAAGATTCAGAAGTGTCATTGACGACTAACATGACTGATGACATCGATGCTGATTCATTGGACTTGTTCGAAGTTTTGAACCGTGTCGAAGACGACTTTGACATCAAGTTGGAAGAAACTGAAGAAGTTAAGACTGTTCAAGACTTGGTTAACAAGATCAAGGACCAACTTGACAAGAAGTAA
- the accD gene encoding acetyl-CoA carboxylase, carboxyltransferase subunit beta: MDLFNSKKPEQNKIKVTDAIKDRIPDGLFLACPYCGEQIYNKELGPYRVCPKCDYGFRLQAHERVALLTEDFVEINADLTIDHSDFPGYEEKLARAKKQTEMNESVLTGTATIEGEKVALGIMDAYFMMASLGSMTGEKITRLFEYATENRLPVVMFTASGGARMQEGINSLMQMAKVSAAVAAHQEAGLLYLVVLTDPTTGGVTASFAMQGDVTLAEPHALVGFAGARVIESTIHEKLPKDFQRVETLLENGFVDKIVPRQEMADMIADIVSSHQQEAE, encoded by the coding sequence ATGGATTTATTTAATTCAAAAAAACCTGAACAAAATAAGATTAAGGTGACGGATGCTATTAAGGATCGGATTCCTGATGGTCTCTTTCTGGCATGCCCATACTGTGGCGAACAGATTTATAACAAGGAGTTGGGACCATACCGTGTTTGTCCAAAGTGCGACTATGGCTTCCGTTTGCAGGCACACGAACGGGTTGCTTTATTGACGGAAGACTTTGTCGAAATCAACGCTGATTTGACGATTGATCATTCTGATTTTCCTGGCTATGAGGAAAAATTAGCGCGGGCTAAGAAGCAGACTGAGATGAACGAGTCTGTTTTGACTGGTACAGCCACTATTGAAGGCGAAAAGGTTGCCTTGGGTATCATGGATGCTTACTTTATGATGGCGTCACTGGGCTCAATGACTGGTGAAAAGATTACGCGCCTCTTCGAATACGCCACAGAGAATCGTTTGCCAGTTGTGATGTTTACCGCCTCTGGTGGAGCGCGAATGCAAGAAGGAATCAATTCCTTGATGCAGATGGCCAAGGTATCAGCTGCAGTTGCCGCACACCAAGAAGCGGGCTTGTTGTATTTAGTTGTGCTGACAGACCCAACAACCGGTGGGGTGACTGCTTCCTTTGCAATGCAGGGTGACGTTACGTTGGCTGAACCACACGCATTGGTTGGTTTCGCTGGCGCTCGCGTTATCGAATCAACGATTCATGAAAAGTTACCAAAGGATTTCCAGCGAGTGGAAACCCTTTTGGAGAACGGTTTTGTTGATAAGATTGTTCCTCGCCAAGAGATGGCTGACATGATTGCTGATATTGTGTCATCACACCAACAGGAGGCTGAATAA
- a CDS encoding ACP S-malonyltransferase has translation MKVGLLFNGQGSQQAGMGTDLYENLPGYKAYIDKASAILGYDLNELDQDEEKIRQTQYAQPAIVAMDAALAASLKDAGLTDVVAGLGLSLGEYPALVANGILTFEQAIVLVRDRGQYMQEVGDKNPGKMVAVLDDNQDMIVAVVEGLQKKGLKVYPANFNTFSQLVIGGVKADVDQAVEALTEAGVKKKVELPVVGAFHTPLLNEASEKMATRFSEEKFGAGTYPVYSNTTKQAFTPETVKDTLTKQIISPTYFAQCLQEMVNAGVDTLVEIGPAATLVKFAKKIAPKDVIKYTVTDFASYQKVVDAINAEKG, from the coding sequence ATGAAAGTAGGACTGCTATTCAACGGGCAGGGATCACAACAAGCGGGCATGGGGACAGACCTTTATGAAAACTTGCCTGGTTACAAGGCTTATATCGATAAGGCTTCTGCCATCTTGGGGTATGACTTAAATGAGTTAGACCAAGATGAGGAAAAGATTCGGCAAACGCAGTACGCCCAACCAGCTATTGTTGCCATGGATGCGGCTTTAGCCGCTTCTTTAAAGGATGCCGGATTGACGGATGTGGTTGCTGGTTTGGGTCTTTCGTTAGGTGAATATCCTGCCTTGGTGGCCAATGGCATTTTGACCTTTGAGCAGGCAATTGTCCTGGTTAGAGACCGTGGTCAATACATGCAAGAGGTCGGCGACAAGAACCCTGGCAAGATGGTTGCGGTTTTGGATGATAACCAAGACATGATTGTTGCAGTTGTTGAAGGCTTGCAAAAAAAAGGCCTAAAAGTTTACCCAGCTAATTTTAATACCTTTTCACAATTGGTTATCGGCGGTGTTAAAGCCGATGTTGACCAGGCCGTTGAGGCATTGACAGAAGCCGGTGTGAAAAAGAAAGTCGAATTACCAGTTGTTGGTGCTTTCCACACGCCATTGCTGAACGAAGCTTCTGAAAAGATGGCGACGCGCTTTTCAGAAGAAAAATTTGGTGCCGGTACTTATCCTGTGTATTCCAACACGACGAAGCAAGCCTTTACACCTGAGACAGTCAAGGATACCTTGACCAAGCAGATTATTTCACCAACCTACTTTGCACAGTGCTTGCAGGAAATGGTAAACGCTGGGGTTGATACCTTGGTTGAAATTGGTCCTGCTGCTACTCTCGTAAAATTTGCAAAGAAAATCGCGCCAAAGGACGTTATCAAATATACGGTGACGGACTTTGCTTCCTACCAAAAAGTCGTTGATGCTATTAACGCAGAGAAAGGATAA
- the fabZ gene encoding 3-hydroxyacyl-ACP dehydratase FabZ: MTQLNTKEIQEILPHRYPMLMLDTVEELVPGERCVAIKNISINEEIFQGHFPGNPTFPGALTVEALAQAGAVALLSMPEFKGKTAYFGGIKKARYRQMVRPGDQLRLEVILDRLRGPVGSGKGIAWVNGKKATTAELTFIVGE, encoded by the coding sequence ATGACTCAATTGAACACAAAGGAAATTCAAGAAATTCTTCCACATCGTTACCCAATGTTGATGTTGGATACGGTTGAGGAATTAGTACCTGGTGAGCGTTGCGTGGCCATCAAGAATATTTCAATTAACGAAGAAATTTTCCAAGGACACTTCCCTGGTAACCCAACTTTCCCAGGGGCTTTGACAGTTGAAGCATTGGCCCAAGCTGGTGCTGTTGCCTTGCTTTCAATGCCTGAGTTCAAGGGTAAGACAGCTTATTTTGGTGGGATTAAGAAGGCTCGTTACCGTCAAATGGTTCGTCCTGGTGACCAATTGCGCTTAGAAGTCATTTTGGATCGTTTGCGTGGCCCGGTTGGTTCAGGAAAAGGAATTGCCTGGGTGAACGGTAAGAAGGCAACAACTGCTGAATTGACCTTTATTGTTGGAGAATAA
- the accB gene encoding acetyl-CoA carboxylase biotin carboxyl carrier protein: MNLNVKEIRELMEDLEKSTLRDVYIQDGEFSLHLSKNEQVQGGNVPAPVAPSAPAAQSDVNQTPTAPVTAPEVAAPAAAGKEIKAPMVGTVYLQPKPGEPNFKSVGDHVEKGETVAIIEAMKLMTEIKSDVSGTIAEVLVDNEEVVDFDKSLYRVTTD, encoded by the coding sequence ATGAATTTAAATGTCAAAGAAATTCGTGAATTGATGGAGGACTTGGAAAAGTCTACTCTGCGCGATGTTTATATCCAAGATGGTGAATTTTCATTGCACTTGTCTAAGAACGAGCAGGTTCAAGGCGGCAACGTTCCAGCTCCAGTAGCACCGAGTGCACCAGCAGCACAGTCTGATGTGAACCAGACACCAACAGCTCCAGTTACTGCACCTGAAGTAGCTGCACCCGCAGCTGCTGGAAAAGAAATCAAGGCACCAATGGTCGGAACGGTTTATCTCCAACCAAAGCCAGGTGAACCAAACTTTAAGAGTGTTGGCGACCACGTCGAAAAGGGCGAAACAGTTGCCATTATTGAAGCCATGAAGTTGATGACTGAAATCAAGTCAGATGTTTCTGGTACTATTGCTGAAGTTTTGGTTGATAACGAAGAAGTGGTTGACTTTGATAAGTCACTTTATCGTGTCACAACTGATTAA
- the accA gene encoding carboxyltransferase subunit alpha, translated as MFEFIKTLFKKEIDPAEVVKKSREDRFMARELINGIFDDFIELHGDRFYGDDKSVIGGLARLNGQPVTVIAIDKGTDINDKLSKRNGSPQPWGYRKAQRLMEQAAKFHRPIVTFVNTPGAFPGKDAEALGQGEAIAQSILKSMKLPVPIISIIYGEGGSGGALALATADQVWMFENATYSILSPEGFASILWKDAKRADEAANIMGLTAADLLKKNVIDLVIPEGHNHSKIFNGMKEKLSSEIQELQTLSDDELIQQRRQRFRSF; from the coding sequence ATGTTCGAATTTATTAAGACATTGTTTAAAAAAGAAATCGACCCAGCTGAAGTGGTGAAAAAGTCTCGCGAGGACCGCTTTATGGCGCGCGAATTGATTAATGGTATCTTTGATGATTTCATTGAATTACATGGCGACCGTTTTTATGGCGATGACAAATCAGTTATCGGTGGTTTGGCACGATTAAACGGTCAACCTGTCACTGTGATTGCGATCGATAAGGGTACGGACATTAATGATAAGTTGTCTAAACGCAATGGATCACCACAGCCCTGGGGTTACCGAAAAGCCCAACGCTTGATGGAACAAGCAGCAAAGTTTCACCGGCCAATTGTGACCTTTGTGAATACACCTGGTGCCTTTCCCGGTAAGGATGCTGAAGCCTTGGGCCAAGGCGAAGCCATTGCTCAGTCAATTCTGAAGTCAATGAAGTTGCCAGTTCCGATCATTTCCATTATTTATGGTGAAGGTGGTTCGGGTGGTGCCTTGGCATTGGCCACAGCTGATCAGGTGTGGATGTTTGAAAATGCAACATACTCAATTTTGTCACCTGAAGGCTTTGCTTCGATTTTGTGGAAGGACGCCAAGCGAGCCGACGAAGCTGCTAACATTATGGGCTTAACTGCCGCTGATTTGCTGAAGAAAAACGTGATTGACCTGGTTATTCCTGAAGGACATAATCATAGTAAAATTTTTAATGGCATGAAGGAAAAGCTGTCGAGTGAAATTCAAGAATTACAGACACTGTCTGATGATGAGCTGATTCAACAACGACGGCAGCGTTTTCGGTCCTTTTAA
- a CDS encoding beta-ketoacyl-ACP synthase III, whose product MENIKIVTTAMQVPERVVTNDELTGLMDTSDEWIYPRTGIHQRHVVTTENTSDLATSVAKKLLEQSGWDAADLDFIIVGTMSPDALSPHTAAIVQGNIEAPNAFAFDLNAACSGFVYGMSVASSFLSSGRYQKGMFIGAEVLSKLVDWKDRTVSVLFGDGAGGVLLEKTDEPVGLIAEELQSFGDRGQAILTGRFANKNAFAGEISPLDPYFHQDGRSVYGFATREVPKVMQKALEKAGTEADDVDFYLTHQANKRIVESMAKNFGQPMDKFPTNMEEYGNTSAGSTAILLDELRRSGQLKPGMKVAFVGFGGGLAIGVQIWQL is encoded by the coding sequence ATGGAAAACATTAAGATTGTTACCACGGCGATGCAAGTGCCAGAACGAGTGGTGACAAATGATGAATTGACAGGATTGATGGATACCAGTGATGAATGGATTTACCCACGGACTGGTATTCACCAACGCCATGTTGTGACAACTGAAAATACATCAGACTTGGCAACTAGTGTTGCCAAAAAGTTATTAGAACAATCAGGCTGGGATGCTGCTGATTTGGACTTCATTATCGTGGGGACAATGTCACCCGATGCCCTTTCTCCTCATACTGCTGCGATTGTTCAAGGAAATATTGAAGCTCCAAATGCTTTTGCTTTTGATTTAAATGCGGCATGTTCAGGCTTTGTTTACGGCATGTCTGTTGCCTCTTCTTTTCTGTCTTCTGGTCGCTACCAGAAGGGGATGTTTATTGGAGCGGAAGTGCTGTCAAAGCTGGTTGACTGGAAGGACCGGACGGTTTCTGTCTTATTTGGCGATGGTGCTGGTGGCGTTTTGCTTGAGAAAACCGACGAACCTGTTGGTTTGATTGCAGAAGAATTGCAATCATTTGGTGACCGTGGCCAGGCCATCTTGACTGGTCGCTTTGCCAACAAGAATGCCTTTGCTGGTGAAATTTCACCACTTGATCCTTACTTCCACCAGGATGGTCGAAGTGTTTATGGATTTGCCACACGGGAAGTACCCAAGGTGATGCAAAAAGCTTTGGAGAAGGCCGGAACTGAAGCCGATGATGTCGACTTTTACTTGACCCATCAAGCAAACAAGCGGATTGTCGAATCCATGGCGAAGAATTTTGGCCAACCAATGGACAAGTTCCCAACGAACATGGAAGAATATGGCAACACATCCGCCGGTTCAACGGCTATCTTGCTCGATGAATTGCGTCGCAGTGGCCAGCTAAAGCCAGGGATGAAGGTTGCTTTTGTCGGCTTTGGCGGTGGCCTGGCGATTGGCGTCCAAATTTGGCAACTTTAA
- a CDS encoding beta-ketoacyl-ACP reductase, translating to MDFTNQTVLVTGSSRGIGLAVAHAFDNAGARVILHGRSAIKEEVINSFKQKPMTLQFDVADAKTVEETFKDLYKQEGFEGIDILVNNAGITKDQLVMGMSPADFAQVVNTNLNGTFNVTQPVFKKMIRQKHGVILNMASVVGQMGNVGQANYAASKAGIIGLTKSLAKEGAKRNIRVNAIAPGMIVSDMTDALSDKAREAILNEIPLSRFGSIDDVADVALFLAGNDYMTGQTITVDGGLYI from the coding sequence ATGGACTTTACTAATCAAACCGTGTTGGTAACTGGGTCATCACGAGGAATCGGCTTAGCCGTTGCCCACGCCTTTGACAATGCGGGTGCTCGTGTTATCTTGCATGGCCGTTCTGCTATTAAAGAAGAGGTGATTAACTCTTTCAAGCAAAAACCGATGACTTTGCAATTCGACGTTGCTGATGCCAAAACAGTTGAAGAAACTTTCAAAGACTTGTACAAGCAGGAAGGTTTTGAAGGCATTGATATCTTGGTGAACAACGCCGGGATTACCAAGGATCAGTTAGTAATGGGCATGAGCCCAGCTGATTTTGCCCAAGTTGTGAATACAAACTTGAATGGAACGTTCAACGTCACGCAGCCAGTTTTCAAGAAGATGATTCGACAAAAGCATGGTGTGATTTTGAACATGGCTTCTGTTGTTGGTCAGATGGGGAATGTTGGTCAGGCCAATTATGCCGCCTCAAAGGCTGGAATTATTGGCTTGACAAAGTCTCTGGCTAAGGAAGGGGCGAAGCGCAATATCCGCGTAAACGCCATTGCCCCTGGGATGATCGTTTCAGATATGACGGATGCCTTGTCAGACAAGGCACGTGAAGCCATCTTGAATGAGATTCCTTTGTCGCGGTTTGGTTCAATTGATGATGTGGCTGATGTTGCGCTATTCTTAGCCGGCAACGACTACATGACAGGACAAACAATTACCGTTGACGGTGGCCTGTATATTTAA
- a CDS encoding DUF561 domain-containing protein has product MTFKIDNPIFDKLGLKYPIVEGGMTWAGTGALAAAVSEAGGLGFIGTGYWHGDEVRREVRRAKELTDKPFGVNVMLMSRHIREVFDVILEEGVKVVATGAGDPSPFLEELHAAGVTVIPVVPSVSMAKMMQRKGVDAVVAEGMESGGHIGQMTTMALVPQVVDAVDIPVIAAGGIGDGRGVAAAFALGASGVQMGTRFLTAAESEVHPNYKAKVLKARDIDTIITGNIVGSRVRVLKNKMAKEYVKREVEEIGKPEPDYETVEKLESGTLRAAVVDGDKSGGAFMAGQISGMVNDEKPVAEILAEIWAQATDIMGIENKAK; this is encoded by the coding sequence ATGACATTTAAAATTGACAACCCCATTTTTGATAAATTAGGGCTGAAGTACCCAATCGTTGAAGGTGGGATGACTTGGGCTGGAACAGGTGCTTTAGCTGCCGCTGTATCTGAAGCTGGTGGGCTTGGTTTCATCGGAACTGGTTACTGGCATGGTGATGAGGTTCGCCGCGAAGTTCGTCGCGCCAAGGAATTGACGGACAAGCCTTTTGGAGTCAACGTGATGTTGATGTCTCGTCACATTCGTGAGGTCTTTGATGTGATTTTGGAAGAAGGTGTTAAGGTTGTTGCAACCGGTGCCGGTGATCCATCGCCATTTTTAGAAGAACTGCATGCCGCGGGCGTAACGGTTATCCCTGTTGTACCATCCGTTTCAATGGCCAAGATGATGCAACGTAAGGGTGTTGATGCCGTGGTTGCTGAAGGAATGGAATCGGGTGGTCACATCGGCCAAATGACAACGATGGCTTTGGTGCCACAAGTTGTTGATGCTGTTGATATCCCCGTTATCGCCGCTGGTGGAATTGGTGATGGCCGTGGTGTTGCCGCTGCCTTTGCCTTGGGGGCTTCAGGCGTTCAAATGGGAACTCGTTTCTTGACAGCTGCTGAATCTGAAGTTCATCCAAACTATAAGGCGAAGGTTTTGAAGGCCCGTGATATTGACACAATTATCACTGGTAACATTGTTGGTTCACGAGTCCGTGTCTTGAAGAACAAGATGGCCAAGGAATACGTGAAGCGTGAAGTGGAAGAAATTGGGAAGCCAGAACCTGATTATGAAACGGTTGAAAAGCTAGAATCAGGGACCTTGCGTGCCGCGGTTGTCGATGGTGATAAGAGCGGTGGCGCCTTCATGGCCGGTCAAATTTCAGGAATGGTTAATGATGAAAAGCCTGTTGCTGAAATTTTGGCTGAAATTTGGGCACAAGCAACGGACATCATGGGCATTGAAAACAAGGCAAAATAA
- the fabZ gene encoding 3-hydroxyacyl-ACP dehydratase FabZ yields the protein MPVLTTTEIMDLIPNRYPIIYMDYVEEMVPDESIVAVKNVTINEQFFQGHFPGNPVMPGVLIIESLAQAASILILSSPQFKGKTAYMTGINDAKFKKMVVPGDVLKLHATFGKVRENMGTVTVTAKVNDKVATSAELMFVVAPDEQN from the coding sequence ATGCCAGTACTGACTACGACTGAAATTATGGACCTCATTCCAAACCGTTACCCAATCATCTATATGGACTACGTTGAAGAAATGGTTCCTGATGAATCAATCGTTGCTGTGAAAAACGTGACGATTAACGAGCAATTCTTCCAAGGCCATTTTCCCGGTAACCCAGTAATGCCCGGCGTGCTAATTATTGAATCATTGGCGCAAGCAGCGTCAATTTTGATTTTGTCATCACCCCAATTTAAGGGCAAGACAGCCTATATGACGGGTATCAATGATGCCAAGTTCAAGAAGATGGTTGTTCCTGGTGATGTTTTGAAGCTACATGCTACATTTGGTAAGGTTCGAGAGAACATGGGGACCGTTACGGTCACGGCTAAGGTTAATGATAAGGTCGCAACCAGCGCGGAATTAATGTTCGTGGTGGCACCTGATGAGCAAAACTGA
- a CDS encoding MarR family winged helix-turn-helix transcriptional regulator: MSKTELANQQVNVKQINHDLMEMFANVVWVEEYELKQSPFSALTVKEVHTIYAISMYEEKTASQVAKAVHLSPSAMTTAIDRLVDKGYVERRRSKEDKRVVKLGLTHQGRILYRAHQAFHFKVTKALLDDMSNEEALAMERAVHNLQAYLKALIDS, from the coding sequence ATGAGCAAAACTGAGCTGGCTAACCAGCAGGTCAACGTCAAGCAAATCAATCATGATTTGATGGAGATGTTTGCCAACGTTGTTTGGGTCGAAGAGTACGAACTCAAGCAAAGCCCTTTTTCGGCCTTGACGGTCAAAGAAGTGCACACGATTTATGCTATCTCCATGTATGAGGAAAAAACTGCCTCGCAGGTGGCCAAGGCTGTTCACCTTAGTCCAAGTGCGATGACTACGGCCATCGATCGTTTAGTTGATAAAGGATATGTTGAACGTCGCCGATCAAAGGAAGATAAGCGAGTGGTAAAATTAGGTTTGACTCATCAAGGGCGTATCTTATACCGGGCGCACCAAGCGTTTCATTTTAAAGTCACTAAGGCTTTGTTGGATGATATGTCTAATGAAGAGGCCCTGGCGATGGAACGCGCGGTACATAACTTACAAGCTTATTTGAAGGCCTTAATTGATAGTTAG
- the fabF gene encoding beta-ketoacyl-ACP synthase II, whose translation MTRVVITGIGAVTPLGNDTKTFLDGLFDEKLGIKPITKFDATETGISVAGQVDGFDPALRVGKRDARKLDLFSQYAIDASYQALDQAGLLPDEGSEAKSKVANSERFGVILGNGIGGLTTIQEQVIKMHEKGPQRVSPLFVPESIPNMVSGNVSLRFGARGVNFTVVTACASATNAIGEAFWRIQSGREDVMLTGGSEATVNEIGIAGFAALTALSKEEDPTQASKPFDKNRHGFVLGEGSGILVMESLEHAEARGANILAEVVGYGASSDAYHMTSPAPDGEGAARAMKAALKDADIKPEDITYLNAHGTATGANDSGEAEAVASVFGPNSVLVSSTKGMTGHLLGAAGAIEAVASVGAIDRGQLPVNVGFVEPDEHTKLVNLVNESNKNTAPEYVLSANYGFGGHNAAVVFKKW comes from the coding sequence ATGACACGAGTCGTAATTACTGGAATTGGGGCCGTTACCCCATTAGGAAATGATACAAAGACCTTCTTGGATGGCCTATTTGATGAAAAATTAGGAATTAAACCAATCACGAAGTTTGATGCAACTGAAACTGGCATTTCAGTTGCTGGACAAGTTGACGGCTTTGATCCAGCTTTGCGCGTAGGAAAACGTGATGCACGTAAGTTGGATTTGTTCTCACAATATGCGATTGATGCTTCCTACCAGGCATTGGACCAAGCTGGCTTGTTACCTGATGAAGGTTCAGAAGCAAAGTCAAAGGTTGCTAATTCCGAACGTTTTGGTGTTATCTTGGGAAACGGAATTGGTGGTTTGACGACTATCCAAGAACAAGTGATTAAGATGCACGAAAAGGGACCGCAACGTGTTTCACCATTGTTTGTCCCTGAATCAATTCCAAACATGGTTTCGGGAAACGTTTCATTGCGCTTTGGTGCTCGTGGTGTGAACTTCACAGTCGTAACTGCTTGTGCTTCAGCTACGAACGCGATTGGTGAAGCCTTCTGGCGCATCCAATCTGGTCGTGAAGACGTGATGTTGACTGGTGGATCAGAAGCAACTGTTAACGAAATTGGAATTGCTGGTTTCGCTGCCTTGACTGCTTTGTCAAAGGAAGAAGATCCAACACAAGCTTCAAAGCCATTTGACAAGAACCGTCATGGTTTTGTCTTGGGTGAAGGTTCAGGAATTCTTGTAATGGAATCATTGGAACATGCTGAGGCTCGTGGGGCTAACATTTTGGCCGAAGTGGTTGGTTACGGTGCATCATCAGATGCTTATCACATGACTTCTCCTGCCCCTGATGGTGAAGGAGCCGCTCGGGCAATGAAGGCAGCCTTGAAGGACGCCGATATCAAGCCAGAAGACATCACTTATTTGAATGCCCACGGTACTGCTACCGGTGCGAACGACTCAGGTGAAGCCGAGGCTGTTGCTTCTGTTTTTGGTCCAAATTCTGTCTTGGTTTCATCAACCAAGGGAATGACCGGTCACCTTTTGGGTGCCGCTGGTGCTATTGAAGCTGTTGCCTCTGTTGGTGCCATCGACCGCGGTCAATTGCCAGTTAACGTTGGATTTGTTGAGCCAGATGAGCACACAAAGTTGGTTAACTTGGTGAACGAATCGAACAAGAATACGGCTCCTGAATATGTTTTGTCTGCTAACTACGGTTTTGGTGGCCATAACGCAGCTGTTGTCTTTAAGAAGTGGTAA